The genome window GAAGGAAGGGAGATGGAGAAAGCTCTTCTTAAAAAAGGGTGTAGCTCACCTGTGCCAGCTGTATTCATAGGTGGCAAGCTTGTGGGCTCCACCAATGAGGTCATGTCCCTCCACCTAAGTGGCTCCCTCATTCCGCTGCTGAAACCCTATCAGTTACTTTCTTAAATCAATTTCTAGTTAACACTGGTTATAGTGTTTGTGGGGACAATTTATCTGAAGAAATAAGGTTGGCTCAAGACATAAGAGCTGTAGTAATGATCTATTATCAAAATGGATTATGTATTATATTTATAGTATTTACATAGCATTTTATTAGCTTCAGACTCTAGTGGTGGTAAG of Helianthus annuus cultivar XRQ/B chromosome 1, HanXRQr2.0-SUNRISE, whole genome shotgun sequence contains these proteins:
- the LOC110934642 gene encoding glutaredoxin-C13, with the translated sequence MEKIQSLTSHNGVVIFTKSICCLCYAVTVLFQELRVNPIVYEIDQDPEGREMEKALLKKGCSSPVPAVFIGGKLVGSTNEVMSLHLSGSLIPLLKPYQLLS